The following proteins are encoded in a genomic region of Gammaproteobacteria bacterium:
- a CDS encoding ATP-binding protein, which yields MRVTHDFRQAVVGKLIERREIFVGTDKRFATTWVIPQAVWSTLKKRHADGSTDYNGLLKDPKWIGLGRSLGVLTRTRKWNTVRTDVFETIEEDIKFCKQYSKARIFVDDCAIGKTYTAKYLAAQLPNTFYVDCSQCKTHPQFVRQLALAIGVDHKGPLLDVSDTIRYWLTSLERPIVILDEAGDLNVAAFLELKSLWNATENACGWYMMGADGLRAKIDRGYNNKRLGYAEIFSRFSEKYSTVVPVGKEAKKDFYQRIITQVLRANMDDSQLKHLGEIVTKCVTHDSVGRFGGLRRAESLLILHSTND from the coding sequence ATGAGAGTGACGCATGACTTCAGGCAGGCCGTAGTGGGCAAGCTGATTGAACGGAGAGAGATTTTCGTAGGCACCGATAAGCGGTTCGCCACCACATGGGTGATACCGCAGGCCGTATGGAGCACCCTTAAAAAACGCCATGCCGATGGCAGCACGGACTACAATGGCCTGCTGAAAGACCCGAAGTGGATAGGCTTGGGCCGCAGCCTCGGAGTGCTGACCCGGACGCGGAAGTGGAACACGGTGCGCACCGATGTGTTCGAGACCATTGAGGAAGACATCAAGTTCTGCAAGCAGTACTCGAAGGCGCGCATCTTCGTGGACGACTGCGCCATCGGCAAGACCTACACTGCCAAGTATCTCGCGGCACAGCTGCCCAACACGTTCTATGTGGACTGCTCGCAGTGCAAGACGCATCCGCAGTTCGTGCGCCAACTGGCCCTTGCGATAGGCGTTGACCACAAAGGGCCGCTGCTGGATGTGAGCGACACCATCCGCTACTGGCTCACCAGCCTCGAAAGGCCCATCGTTATCCTCGATGAGGCAGGCGACCTGAACGTGGCGGCATTCCTTGAGCTCAAGAGCCTGTGGAACGCCACCGAGAACGCCTGTGGGTGGTATATGATGGGGGCCGATGGCCTCCGCGCCAAGATAGACCGGGGCTACAACAACAAGCGGCTGGGCTATGCCGAGATATTCAGCCGGTTCTCCGAGAAGTACAGCACGGTGGTACCCGTGGGCAAGGAGGCGAAGAAAGACTTCTACCAGCGCATCATCACACAGGTGCTGCGGGCCAACATGGACGACAGCCAACTGAAGCACCTGGGCGAGATAGTGACCAAGTGCGTGACGCACGACAGCGTAGGCCGCTTCGGTGGTCTGCGCAGGGCAGAGAGCCTTTTAATCCTCCATTCAACCAACGATTAA
- a CDS encoding DUF4406 domain-containing protein, which produces MEQGHGAAPEHPQAGDAGAGGVGHGVETLHATSVQRPKCYISGPITGLPAEEYLLNFYRASRYVEDLGYEAVNPCDLNHAGHDQTWESYMRVDIKALMDCEAICLLPEWHRSVGARTEYHLAQVLGMDVVMPDNGPDIVIEALIEQDIL; this is translated from the coding sequence ATGGAGCAAGGACATGGAGCAGCTCCGGAGCATCCGCAGGCAGGTGATGCGGGAGCTGGAGGTGTTGGACACGGTGTAGAGACGTTGCATGCAACGTCTGTACAACGCCCCAAATGCTACATCAGCGGCCCCATCACGGGCCTACCTGCGGAAGAGTACCTTTTGAATTTCTATCGCGCCAGCCGCTATGTGGAAGACCTCGGCTATGAGGCCGTTAACCCCTGCGACCTGAACCATGCCGGGCACGACCAGACGTGGGAGAGCTACATGCGGGTGGACATCAAGGCACTGATGGACTGCGAGGCGATATGCCTGCTGCCGGAGTGGCACAGGAGCGTGGGCGCTCGCACAGAGTATCACCTCGCGCAGGTGCTGGGCATGGACGTGGTGATGCCCGACAACGGCCCTGATATCGTGATAGAGGCACTCATTGAACAGGACATTCTTTAA